In Tsuneonella amylolytica, one genomic interval encodes:
- the prfB gene encoding peptide chain release factor 2: protein MRAEGQAHIDRIEAALALVRQSLDWERALRRLDELNARVEDPNLWNDPKEAEAVMRERRRLDGAIGTVKEISSEMADAIEFVEMGEAEGDAEIEAEGLQSLARLAERADADKVQALLSGEADSNDTYLEIHAGAGGTESQDWAEMLLRMYARWAERRGFKVETVEYQAGDQAGIKSATLLLKGENAYGYAKTESGVHRLVRISPYDSSARRHTSFSSVWVYPVIDDNIDIEINPADLKTDTYRASGAGGQHVNTTDSAVRITHVPTGIVVASQQDRSQHKNRDIAMNMLKARLFEREMAMREAAASGEYQEKSEIGWGHQIRSYVLQPYQMVKDLRTGYTSPTPDDVLDGALDPFISAALAQRVTGEAVEVEDTE, encoded by the coding sequence ATGCGTGCCGAGGGGCAGGCCCACATCGACCGTATCGAAGCCGCGCTGGCGCTGGTGCGCCAGTCGCTCGACTGGGAACGCGCGCTGCGCCGGCTCGACGAACTGAACGCGCGGGTCGAGGACCCGAACCTGTGGAACGATCCCAAGGAAGCCGAGGCGGTCATGCGCGAGCGGCGCCGGCTCGACGGGGCGATCGGCACGGTGAAGGAAATTTCGAGCGAGATGGCCGACGCGATCGAGTTCGTCGAGATGGGCGAGGCCGAGGGCGATGCCGAGATCGAGGCCGAGGGCCTCCAGTCGCTCGCCCGGCTCGCCGAACGCGCCGATGCCGACAAGGTGCAGGCGCTGCTGTCGGGCGAGGCCGATTCCAACGACACCTATCTCGAAATCCACGCCGGCGCCGGCGGAACCGAGAGCCAGGACTGGGCCGAGATGCTGCTGCGCATGTACGCGCGCTGGGCCGAGCGGCGCGGGTTCAAGGTCGAAACGGTCGAATACCAGGCCGGCGACCAGGCCGGCATCAAGAGCGCGACGCTGCTGCTGAAGGGCGAGAACGCCTATGGCTATGCCAAGACCGAGAGCGGGGTGCACCGCCTCGTCCGCATCAGCCCCTACGACAGCAGCGCGCGGCGCCACACGAGCTTCAGTTCGGTCTGGGTCTATCCGGTGATCGACGACAACATCGACATCGAGATCAACCCGGCCGACCTCAAGACCGATACCTACCGCGCGTCCGGCGCGGGCGGGCAGCACGTCAACACCACCGATTCGGCGGTCCGCATCACCCACGTGCCCACCGGCATCGTCGTCGCCAGCCAGCAGGACCGTAGCCAGCACAAGAACCGCGACATCGCGATGAACATGCTGAAGGCGCGCCTGTTCGAACGCGAGATGGCCATGCGCGAGGCGGCGGCCAGCGGGGAGTATCAGGAAAAGAGCGAGATCGGCTGGGGCCACCAGATCCGCAGCTATGTCCTGCAGCCGTACCAGATGGTGAAGGACCTGCGCACCGGCTACACCTCGCCGACGCCCGACGACGTGCTCGACGGCGCGCTCGATCCGTTCATTTCGGCCGCCCTGGCGCAGCGCGTGACGGGCGAGGCGGTCGAGGTCGAGGACACCGAGTGA
- a CDS encoding peroxiredoxin has translation MKAFAAFAAAVALAAVPAAASLPAGARAPMFTTQAAKAGKPFGFNLRSALAKGPVVLYFFPKAFTKGCTLEANAFADASPEFARYGATVVGLSNDNIETLKEFSQKECRDKFAVGSANAKIVKAYDVDLMRDGKSTGLTERTSYVIDRKGRVVFVHSDLDYKDHVRLTLDAVKKLQAGSRR, from the coding sequence ATGAAAGCGTTCGCCGCATTCGCCGCCGCCGTCGCGCTCGCCGCAGTGCCCGCCGCCGCCAGCCTGCCCGCCGGAGCCAGGGCGCCGATGTTCACCACGCAGGCGGCCAAGGCCGGCAAGCCCTTCGGCTTCAACCTGCGCAGTGCCCTCGCGAAAGGACCGGTGGTGCTGTATTTCTTCCCCAAGGCCTTCACCAAGGGTTGCACGCTGGAAGCCAACGCGTTTGCCGACGCGTCGCCCGAGTTCGCCCGCTACGGCGCGACGGTCGTCGGCCTCTCGAACGACAATATCGAGACGCTGAAGGAATTCTCTCAGAAGGAATGCCGCGACAAGTTCGCCGTCGGTTCCGCCAACGCGAAGATTGTCAAGGCCTACGATGTCGACCTGATGCGCGACGGCAAGAGCACCGGCCTCACCGAACGGACCAGCTACGTCATCGACCGCAAGGGCCGCGTCGTGTTCGTGCACTCGGACCTCGACTACAAGGACCACGTCCGCCTGACGCTGGACGCGGTCAAGAAGCTGCAGGCCGGCAGTCGCCGCTAG
- a CDS encoding penicillin-binding protein 1A, with translation MADTTTLEHIRYRIRRDTHGAIAWLRGNWRERRWFRWLASLAAAGLLFLIILWVVLSRGLPDAETLVDYEPPLPTIVRGIDGNIVHSYARERRVQLQYADFPRPLIEAFLAAEDKTFFTHGGVDITGTMGAVFDYLNPARTGRAVGGSTITQQVAKNILLGDEYSVTRKLKEMILARRIEGVLTKPQILELYLNEIPLGRRSYGVQAASRAYFDKDVGDLTLSEAAFLAILPKAPERYGRKQNEQLAISRRNFVLDQMVANDFVTAAEGAAAKAQPLGLKPSRSTVPTVDAGYFLEEVRRELMGKFGETADDGKNSVYAGGLWVRTSLDPKLQEAARDALRGGILRYNAGKGWGGPLATIDVSDDTWQSQLAASPLGINYKDWRIGVVTRRSGGSGTIGFSDGETAPLTGMPDALKAGDVIAAAPSGNSFAVRTVPTVSGGFLAQEPATGRVLAMQGGFDSRLSDFNRATQALRQPGSTIKPFVYATGLDHGMTPATEVPDQAYCFYQGAALGEKCFRNFGGGGGGVHTMRWGLEQSRNLMTVHIAMDAGMPNVTRTFEKVGIGKYENYPAFALGAGDTTVMKMVNAYSALADFGRLHNPTLIDYVQDRRGKVIWKADRRDCNGCNMAEWDGKAMPRLNPSGRQVIDPRTAYQVVHMLEGVVQRGTAVRLRALELPLFGKTGTTSGPTNAWFVGGSPDLIAGMYIGYDKPRNLGGWVQGGNTAAPMMIDFVKATRDYWSDEPFVAPAGVRMVRIDRRSGKRVFDAWPTTDPMASVIWEAFKPDTEPPRATRQDEVAAKRNEILEIIRRGRQASARQTTVRRQQEQRPADFVEEQGGIY, from the coding sequence ATGGCCGACACGACCACGCTCGAACATATCCGCTACCGTATCCGGCGCGACACCCACGGAGCCATCGCCTGGCTGCGCGGCAACTGGCGCGAGCGGCGCTGGTTTCGCTGGCTGGCGAGCCTCGCGGCGGCGGGGCTGCTGTTCCTCATCATCCTGTGGGTCGTCCTGTCGCGCGGGCTGCCCGATGCCGAGACGCTGGTCGATTACGAGCCGCCGCTGCCCACCATCGTGCGCGGCATCGACGGCAACATCGTCCATTCCTATGCCCGCGAGCGCCGCGTCCAGCTGCAATACGCCGATTTCCCGCGCCCGCTGATCGAGGCGTTCCTGGCGGCGGAGGACAAGACGTTCTTCACCCACGGCGGCGTCGACATCACCGGCACGATGGGCGCGGTGTTCGATTACCTCAACCCGGCCCGCACCGGGCGCGCGGTGGGCGGGTCCACGATCACCCAGCAGGTGGCCAAGAACATCCTGCTGGGCGACGAATACTCGGTCACGCGCAAGCTGAAGGAAATGATCCTCGCCCGCAGGATCGAAGGCGTGCTGACCAAGCCGCAGATCCTCGAGCTCTACCTCAACGAGATCCCGCTCGGCCGCCGGAGCTACGGCGTGCAGGCGGCATCCCGGGCCTATTTCGACAAGGACGTGGGCGACCTCACCCTGTCCGAAGCCGCCTTCCTCGCGATCCTGCCGAAGGCACCCGAACGCTACGGGCGCAAGCAGAACGAGCAGCTGGCGATTTCGCGCCGCAACTTTGTGCTCGACCAGATGGTCGCGAACGATTTCGTCACCGCGGCCGAAGGCGCGGCGGCCAAGGCGCAGCCGCTCGGCCTCAAGCCCTCTCGCTCGACCGTACCCACGGTCGACGCCGGCTACTTCCTCGAGGAAGTGCGCCGCGAGCTGATGGGCAAGTTCGGCGAGACGGCCGACGACGGCAAGAACAGCGTGTACGCGGGCGGCCTGTGGGTCCGCACCTCGCTCGATCCGAAGCTGCAGGAAGCGGCGCGCGATGCGCTGCGCGGCGGCATCCTGCGCTACAACGCGGGCAAGGGCTGGGGCGGCCCGCTGGCGACGATCGACGTGTCGGACGACACCTGGCAGTCGCAGCTCGCCGCCTCGCCGCTCGGCATCAATTACAAGGACTGGCGCATCGGCGTCGTGACCAGGCGCAGCGGCGGCAGCGGCACGATCGGTTTCTCCGATGGGGAGACCGCGCCGCTCACTGGCATGCCCGACGCGCTGAAGGCGGGCGATGTGATCGCCGCCGCGCCGTCGGGCAATTCGTTCGCGGTGCGCACGGTCCCGACCGTTTCGGGCGGCTTCCTGGCGCAGGAACCGGCAACCGGTCGGGTGCTGGCGATGCAGGGCGGGTTCGACAGCCGCCTGTCCGATTTCAACCGCGCGACTCAGGCGCTGCGCCAGCCCGGATCGACGATCAAGCCGTTCGTCTATGCCACCGGCCTCGACCACGGCATGACCCCCGCGACCGAGGTGCCCGACCAGGCGTACTGTTTCTACCAGGGCGCGGCGCTGGGCGAAAAATGCTTCCGCAACTTCGGCGGCGGCGGCGGCGGCGTGCACACGATGCGCTGGGGCCTCGAACAGAGCCGCAACCTGATGACCGTCCACATCGCGATGGACGCCGGGATGCCCAACGTCACCCGGACGTTCGAAAAGGTCGGCATCGGCAAGTACGAGAACTATCCCGCGTTCGCGCTGGGTGCCGGCGACACGACCGTGATGAAGATGGTGAACGCCTATTCCGCGCTCGCCGACTTCGGACGACTGCATAATCCGACGCTGATCGACTACGTGCAGGATCGCCGGGGCAAGGTGATCTGGAAGGCCGACCGGCGCGACTGCAACGGCTGCAACATGGCCGAATGGGACGGCAAGGCGATGCCGCGCCTCAACCCTTCGGGCCGCCAGGTCATCGACCCGCGCACCGCGTACCAGGTCGTCCACATGCTCGAAGGCGTCGTGCAGCGCGGCACCGCGGTGCGCCTGCGCGCGCTGGAACTGCCGCTGTTCGGGAAGACCGGCACCACCTCGGGCCCGACCAACGCATGGTTCGTGGGCGGCAGCCCCGATCTTATCGCAGGGATGTACATCGGCTACGACAAGCCGCGCAATCTGGGCGGATGGGTGCAGGGCGGCAACACCGCGGCGCCGATGATGATCGACTTCGTCAAGGCGACCCGCGATTACTGGTCCGACGAACCCTTCGTCGCGCCGGCCGGCGTGCGGATGGTGCGGATCGACCGCCGCAGCGGCAAGCGCGTGTTCGACGCGTGGCCGACCACCGATCCGATGGCCTCGGTGATCTGGGAGGCCTTCAAGCCCGACACCGAACCGCCGCGGGCCACCCGCCAGGACGAGGTCGCGGCCAAGCGCAACGAGATCCTCGAGATCATCCGCCGCGGGCGGCAGGCCAGCGCCCGGCAGACGACGGTCCGCCGCCAGCAGGAACAGCGCCCCGCCGACTTCGTCGAGGAACAGGGCGGCATCTACTGA